In Gadus chalcogrammus isolate NIFS_2021 chromosome 13, NIFS_Gcha_1.0, whole genome shotgun sequence, a single genomic region encodes these proteins:
- the LOC130401640 gene encoding ubiquitin-conjugating enzyme E2 J2-like: MTSNGNKRAPTTATQRLKQDYLRIKKDPVPYICAEPLPSNILEWHYLVRGPEKTPYEGGYYHGKLIFPREFPFKPPSIYMITPNGRFKCNTRLCLSITDFHPDTWNPAWSVSTILTGLLSFMVEKGPTLGSIETSDYTKRQLSAQSLTFNLKDKVFCELFPDVVDEMKQKQKVQEELNARTQPLPLPDVVPDGDPQHAHYGHPALNGGPAPLGGANPAPGMQHANRNHGLLGGALANLFVIVGFAAFAYTVKYVLRSIAQE; this comes from the exons ATGACCAGTAACGGGAACAAGAGAGCCCCAACAACAGCCACTCAGCGACTTAAACAAGATTACctcagaataaagaaagacCCTGTGCCTTACATCTGTGCGGAACCTCTCCCCTCTAATATCCTTGAATG GCACTATCTTGTTAGAGGTCCTGAAAAAACACCATATGAGG GAGGTTATTACCATGGAAAACTCATATTCCCACGGGAATTCCCATTCAAGCCTCCTAGTATCTACATGATCACACCAAATGGACGATTCAAGTGCAATACAAG GCTATGTCTCTCCATCACAGACTTCCACCCGGACACGTGGAACCCGGCCTGGTCGGTGTCCACCATCCTCACGGGTCTGCTCAGCTTCATGGTGGAGAAAGGTCCCACTCTGGGCTCCATCGAGACCTCTGACTACACA AAAAGACAGCTGTCTGCCCAAAGTCTGACCTTCAATCTCAAGGACAAAGTCTTCTGTGAACTCTTTCCTGATGTAGTGGAT GAGATGAAGCAGAAGCAAAAGGTCCAGGAGGAGCTGAACGCCCGCACCCAGCCCCTCCCCTTGCCCGACGTGGTCCCCGACGGCGACCCCCAGCACGCCCACTATGGCCACCCCGCCCTCAACGGCGGGCCGGCCCCCCTAGGCGGCGCTAACCCCGCCCCCGGCATGCAGCATGCCAATCGGAACCACGGACTGCTGGGCGGGGCCCTGGCCAACCTGTTTGTGATCGTGGGCTTCGCGGCCTTCGCCTACACGGTCAAGTACGTGCTGAGGAGCATAGCCCAGGAGTGA
- the LOC130402426 gene encoding homeodomain-interacting protein kinase 1-like, with product CSFQTPSEQEVELGIKSKEARKYIFNCLDDMMQVNLSSHLEGTDMLAEKADRREFIDLLKRMLRLDADKRITPTKTLGHPFVTMSHLMDYPHSSHVKSCFQNMEICKRRSSSYENSKSLYSTNTVPSASAGNLTVTFSSQLNQHNQVPSAAGTVPLLNYQPALYQQATINIPGLTQQGVPLQTRAAGLCSQAEPFQQTLIVCPPTTIQGLQSSNKSGAYPVRMDNSVPIVPQNQSAQSLQLPPSMLTQGSCTPLMVATLHPPSAGLAPQYSLPLGLGAGVSRPTLLEHTATVLQAWPTGTQQILIPSSWQQVPGVAIHGTAPPSAVVESPLGVLHSGVASQQAHSWRSTAQTRSQPERKKVKARRGESRNRGLSTTSLLSSSEVTPAVLSQPIIISDTPSPAVSIITIHSDTDTEDERKFHPASVSLSQRTNVISCVTVHDSDSSNASPLTPLTPLGRGHLPSSVLSSRQHARSLAVVAPSVKAPASDRGAGPRSRTDTVNYMKPKRSANRQTCGSRDDAERQGPAPSQSHPLNLSQVQPVVSSSQERLRASHHHHHHHHSAGSSARRQQTFLPATHFSFPDASALTAAPGAGLYTYPASAALSSASQAMEQLLGHVHAAGGHGHSPAGYATAASYASASSARRDAAARKDQVAAGLLHALPAAYQHPFATASPYVSVTPRAEAYGAYQLSPRRLPQYPYL from the exons TGCTCCTTTCAGACTCCTtcagagcaggaggtggagctgggcaTCAAGTCAAAGGAGGCCAGGAAATACATCTTCAACTGTCTGGATGATATGATGCAG GTCAACTTGTCTTCCCACCTGGAGGGAACAGACATGCTGGCAGAGAAGGCCGACCGGAGGGAATTCATAGACCTCTTGAAAAGGATGCTCCGATTGGACGCAGACAAGAGGATCACGCCCACAAAAACCCTGGGTCACCCCTTCGTCACGATGAGCCACCTCATGGATTACCCCCACAGCTCTCA TGTGAAGTCGTGCTTTCAGAACATGGAGATCTGCAAGAGACGGAGCTCCTCCTACGAAAACAGCAAATCCCTGTACTCCACCAACACTGTTCCCAGTGCCTCCGCGGGCAACCTCACGGTCACCTTTAGCAGTCAGCTCAACCAGCACAACCAG gTGCCTTCAGCAGCGGGGACGGTGCCACTGCTCAACTACCAGCCGGCTCTGTACCAGCAGGCTACCATCAACATTCCCGGTCTGACCCAGCAGGGCGTCCCGCTGCAGACCCGCGCTGCCGGCCTGTGCAGCCAGGCGGAGCCCTTCCAGCAGACGCTCATCGtctgcccccccaccaccatccaaG GGCTGCAGTCCTCCAACAAGAGCGGCGCCTACCCTGTGAGGATGGATAACTCTGTGCCCATAGTACCTCAGAACCAGTCGGCCCAGTCACTGCAGCTCCCGCCCAGCATGCTCACCCAG GGCTCCTGCACCCCCCTGATGGTGGCCACCCTGCACCCTCCGTCAGCAGGCCTAGCCCCCCAGTACTCTCTGCCCCTAGGGCTGGGCGCGGGGGTGTCCCGGCCCACCCTGCTGGAGCACACAGCCACAGTGCTG caggCCTGGCCCACCGGCACCCAGCAGATCCTCATCCCGTCGTCTTGGCAACAGGTCCCGGGCGTGGCCATCCACGGCACGGCCCCCCCGTCGGCCGTGGTGGAGTCGCCGCTGGGAGTGCTCCACTCGGGCGTGGCCTCGCAGCAGGCCCacagctggag GAGCACAGCCCAGACCAGGTCCCAGCCGGAGAGGAAGAAGGTTAAGGCCCGGCGGGGAGAGAGCAGGAACAG GGGTCTGTCCACTACATCACTGCTCAGCAGCAGTGAGGTGACGCCCGCGGTACTGTCCCAGCCCATCATCATCTCGGACACGCCCAGCCCTGCAGTCAGCATCATCACCATCCACAGTGACACGGACACGGAGGACGAGCGCAAGTTTCACCCCGCCAG TGTGAGTCTCAGCCAGAGGACCAACGTCATCAGCTGCGTGACGGTGCACGACTCGGACTCGTCCAACGCCAGCCCGCTGACCCCGCTGACCCCGCTGGGCCGCGGCCACCTGCCCTCCAGCGTGCTGTCCTCCCGCCAGCACGCCAGGTCCCTGGCCGTGGTGGCGCCCTCCGTCAAGGCCCCGGCGTCGGACCGGGGCGCCGGCCCCCGCTCCCGCACCGATACTG TGAACTACATGAAGCCCAAGAGGTCTGCCAACCGCCAGACCTGCGGCTCCCGGGACGATGCTGAGCGCCAGGGGCCCGCACCCAGCCAGTCACACCCCCTGAACCTCAGCCAG gtgcagCCCGTGGTGTCCTCCTCCCAGGAGCGCCTCCGGgcgtcccaccaccaccaccaccaccaccactctgccGGCTCCTCCGCCCGCCGGCAGCAGACCTTCCTCCCCGCGACCCACTTCAGCTTCCCGGACGCGTCGGCCCTGACCGCGGCCCCGGGCGCCGGCCTCTACACCTACCCGGCGTCGGCGGCGCTCTCCTCGGCCTCCCAGGCCATGGAGCAGCTCCTGGGCCACGTGCACGCCGCCGGCGGCCACGGACACTCCCCGGCCGGCTACGCCACGGCGGCCTCCTACGCCAGCGCCTCCTCGGCCCGCCGGGACGCCGCGGCCCGCAAGGACCAGGTGGCGGCCGGCCTGCTGCACGCGCTCCCGGCCGCCTACCAGCACCCCTTCGCCACCGCCTCGCCCTACGTCAGCGTGACGCCCCGCGCCGAGGCCTACGGAGCTTACCAGCTCAGCCCCCGTCGCCTGCCCCAGTACCCCTACCTATAG